Genomic window (Streptomyces sp. NBC_00078):
CAGTGAGAAGCGAGTCTGGAGTCACTTCCCCAGCAGGAACCGCGGACACCGCGGAGAACGCGAAGGGAGTCACCGCCCAGACCCGTACCGCACTGGAGACAGCGATGACCCGTCGTTCCATAAGCAAGCGCGCAGCCGTCGTCACCGCCACCGCCCTCGTGACCCTCGGCACCGTGGGCACCATCGCCGCCACCGCCGGGCCCGAGCACGCCGCCAAGCCCACCAAGACGCAGATCGCCGGCCTGTTCGACACCTGGAACAAGGCGCTCCAGACCGGCGACTCGGACAAGGTGGCGGACCTGTACGCGAGGGACGCGACCCTGCTGCCCACCGTCTCCAACGAGGTCCGGACCGACCGCGCCGGGATCGTCGACTACTTCGACCACTTCCTTGCCAACAAGCCGGTCGGCACGAAGATCGAGACGATCGTCAACGTGCTCGACAGCAACTCCGCGATCGACACCGGCGTCTACGAGTTCACGCTCACCGACCACGACACCGGCAGGAAGCGCGTCGTCGAGGCCCGCTACACGTACACGTACGAGAAGATCGACGGGAAGTGGAAGATCGTCAACCACCACTCCTCGGTGATGCCCGAGAAGAAGTGACCGTCAGCCGCCGGTCCGCTGTGCGGCCGCCCGCAGGCGGATCTCCACGCACAGCCCGCCCCCGGGAGCGTCCCGCAGAGCCACGGTTCCGCCGTCGTCCGTCACCAGCTGTTTGACGACGGCGAGGCCGAGGCCCGAACCGGAGCGCCCGGTCAGGCCCTGACCGCGCCAGAAGCGGTCGAAGGCGCGGGACTTCTCCGCGTGCGACATGCCGGGGCCCTCGTCCAGCACGGAGAGGACCACCTCGTCGCCCGCGGTCTCGCCCCGGACGGTGATCGTGCCTCCGTCCGGCGAGACCTCCAGCGCATTCGAGAGCACGTTGTCCAGCACCTGGTCCAGATGACCAGGGGTGGCCAGCACAGACGGCCGGCCGTCGGCACTCCCCCCGAGCGTGATGGTGACTCCGCGCTCGTCGGCGGCCGGTCTCCACACCGACATCCGCTCCCGCACGATGTCCCGCAGGGCGAGCGGCTCCGCGGCCGCGACCTTCGCCTCCGCGCGCGCCAGTACCAGCAGACCGTTCACGAGGCGGCTCATCCGGACGACCTCCGCGGTCGCCTGCTCCACGTCCTCCCGTACGAACTCGTCGTCCACCCCGTCCGCGATGTTGTCCAGCGACAGGCGCAACGCCGTGAGGGGGGTGCGGAGTTGATGGGAGGCGTCGGCGACGAAGATGCGCTGCGAGGCGATCAGGGTGTCCAGGCGTTCCGCGCCCTGGTTCAGGGTGCGGGCGAGGGTCTGGGTCTCCGGTGGGCCGGTCACCGGAGAGCGGGCGGTCAGGTCGCCGTCGCTGAACTTGCTCGCCATGGAGTTGAGTTCGCGCAGCGGCGCGGTGATCCGGCGGGCGGCGAACGCGCCGATCGCGGCGGCCGCGGCCAGCACGAACACGGCCAGGCCGGCCCGGAAGCCCCAGATCTGCCACAGCCTGTCGGTCATGCCGGAGGTCGAGTACACGATCCGTACGGCCGCCTGCCCCTGGGCGGGAACGGTGATCTCCAGGTGCTTGCCCCAGATGACGTCGGAGCCCCAGTCGGTCGTCGGGTCGTTCTTCTCCACCGCCCGGGACAGCGCCGCGTTCCCGGCGGGCTCCGGCAGGTCCGGGGCGCAGCTCGCGGTCGGGGTCACCTCGACGTCGCCGGGGGTCTGGACGCCGTAGGCCTTGGCCACCTTCTCCAGGGCGTCGCAGGAGATCCTGTCACCGTTGCCCAGCAGCAGCGCCA
Coding sequences:
- a CDS encoding HAMP domain-containing sensor histidine kinase, which gives rise to MNRQLIRSYILLVAVAILLFTVPVAFTLTKQLRDDTELSVLREARTMALLLGNGDRISCDALEKVAKAYGVQTPGDVEVTPTASCAPDLPEPAGNAALSRAVEKNDPTTDWGSDVIWGKHLEITVPAQGQAAVRIVYSTSGMTDRLWQIWGFRAGLAVFVLAAAAAIGAFAARRITAPLRELNSMASKFSDGDLTARSPVTGPPETQTLARTLNQGAERLDTLIASQRIFVADASHQLRTPLTALRLSLDNIADGVDDEFVREDVEQATAEVVRMSRLVNGLLVLARAEAKVAAAEPLALRDIVRERMSVWRPAADERGVTITLGGSADGRPSVLATPGHLDQVLDNVLSNALEVSPDGGTITVRGETAGDEVVLSVLDEGPGMSHAEKSRAFDRFWRGQGLTGRSGSGLGLAVVKQLVTDDGGTVALRDAPGGGLCVEIRLRAAAQRTGG
- a CDS encoding SgcJ/EcaC family oxidoreductase, coding for MTRRSISKRAAVVTATALVTLGTVGTIAATAGPEHAAKPTKTQIAGLFDTWNKALQTGDSDKVADLYARDATLLPTVSNEVRTDRAGIVDYFDHFLANKPVGTKIETIVNVLDSNSAIDTGVYEFTLTDHDTGRKRVVEARYTYTYEKIDGKWKIVNHHSSVMPEKK